Proteins found in one Amycolatopsis aidingensis genomic segment:
- a CDS encoding TetR/AcrR family transcriptional regulator has product MPRPRSVTHTEIATAALAVADRDGLDALSMRTVARELGFSTMALYRYVTDRGHLERLMVEAVLGELPLAVPHGSWLERVSVLVSRLYAAAAAHPATVPLLVAHRHTVPSSLRWIEAMLGVLTEAGFTGSGRVLAQRTIMNFLLGALQSERFGSLAGPGTAAMAELPPGEYPHLSDTAGEARRVSPLEEFHGGLDAVLRGLAELYRSSA; this is encoded by the coding sequence ATGCCCCGCCCTCGCTCGGTCACGCACACCGAAATCGCCACCGCCGCACTGGCCGTTGCCGACCGGGACGGTCTCGACGCGCTGTCCATGCGCACCGTGGCACGGGAGCTCGGGTTCAGCACGATGGCTCTGTACCGTTATGTCACCGATCGCGGCCATCTCGAGCGGCTGATGGTCGAGGCCGTGCTGGGCGAGCTCCCCCTCGCGGTCCCGCACGGCTCCTGGCTGGAACGCGTCAGCGTGCTGGTGAGCCGCCTGTACGCGGCCGCGGCCGCGCACCCCGCCACGGTGCCGTTGCTGGTGGCGCACCGGCATACCGTGCCCTCCTCGTTGCGCTGGATCGAAGCCATGCTCGGTGTGCTCACGGAGGCCGGTTTCACCGGCAGCGGGCGGGTGCTCGCGCAGCGCACGATCATGAACTTCCTGTTGGGAGCGCTGCAGTCCGAGCGGTTCGGCTCGCTCGCGGGGCCGGGCACGGCCGCGATGGCCGAGCTGCCGCCAGGGGAGTATCCGCACCTCAGTGACACCGCGGGTGAGGCTCGGCGGGTCAGCCCGCTGGAGGAGTTCCATGGCGGCCTCGACGCGGTGCTCCGCGGGCTCGCCGAGCTGTACCGCTCGTCAGCATGA